In Bosea sp. (in: a-proteobacteria), one DNA window encodes the following:
- a CDS encoding cation diffusion facilitator family transporter: MTTTQDGPATEPAARATPAQIALIKQRAAILSVMATILLTGAKILGAVISGSLALLTDALQGLVDVGSTLFTWFAVRASDKPADEEHHYGHGKVEALAALVETAILFILAGAILWEAGNRLWSNITAHVEVTPLVIGVMLLSMTVDAIRWRSLTKVAKETGSEALAGEATHFSADFVGSALVLLGLIGTWYGLERADTAAAFAIAAYTAFCAYRLARRVLDTLMDTAPEGVGERLRDAARGVPGVVGLNWLRIRPAGGRVHGEIGISVSRTLPLDRVVAIKAELGEALAAAEPGAEITITADPVQVDDETALERVLLIALKLKIPVHHVTVHSIGDKLSVSLDMEVDATLPLGAAHEIATRLESAIRAEFGGETEVETHIEPMETGQPAGHNAAWETVEDIGKTLAGEAGKLDGPIHDIHSVRVRQTAKGLVVNYHCRVDAGLDVAAVHEAVDAIERAVRIARPQVCRLVSHAEPAVAP, encoded by the coding sequence ATGACGACAACGCAAGACGGGCCGGCGACGGAACCGGCCGCGCGCGCCACGCCCGCCCAGATCGCGCTGATCAAGCAGCGCGCCGCGATCCTCTCGGTGATGGCGACGATCCTGCTGACGGGGGCGAAGATCCTCGGCGCCGTCATCTCCGGCTCGCTCGCCCTGCTCACCGACGCGCTGCAGGGGCTGGTCGATGTCGGCTCGACGCTGTTCACCTGGTTTGCCGTGCGCGCCTCCGACAAGCCCGCCGACGAGGAGCATCATTACGGCCATGGCAAGGTCGAGGCTCTCGCCGCGCTGGTCGAGACCGCGATCCTGTTCATTCTCGCCGGTGCGATCCTCTGGGAAGCCGGCAACCGGCTCTGGAGCAACATCACCGCCCATGTCGAGGTGACGCCGCTCGTCATCGGCGTGATGCTGCTGTCGATGACGGTCGACGCCATCCGCTGGCGCTCCCTGACCAAGGTCGCGAAGGAGACCGGCAGCGAGGCGCTGGCCGGCGAGGCCACCCATTTCTCGGCCGATTTCGTCGGCTCGGCGCTGGTGCTGCTCGGCCTCATCGGAACCTGGTACGGGCTCGAGCGGGCCGACACCGCCGCCGCCTTCGCGATCGCGGCCTATACCGCCTTCTGCGCCTACCGGCTCGCCCGGCGCGTGCTCGACACGCTGATGGACACCGCCCCTGAAGGCGTCGGCGAGAGGCTGCGCGACGCGGCCCGCGGCGTGCCCGGCGTGGTCGGCCTCAACTGGCTGCGCATCCGCCCGGCCGGCGGGCGCGTCCATGGCGAGATCGGCATCAGCGTCTCGCGGACGCTGCCGCTCGACCGGGTCGTGGCGATCAAGGCCGAGCTCGGCGAGGCCCTGGCCGCGGCCGAGCCCGGCGCCGAGATCACGATCACGGCCGACCCCGTGCAGGTCGACGACGAGACGGCGCTCGAACGCGTGCTGCTGATCGCGCTGAAGCTCAAGATCCCGGTGCACCACGTCACCGTCCACTCGATCGGCGACAAGCTCTCGGTCAGCCTCGACATGGAGGTCGACGCCACCCTGCCGCTCGGCGCCGCGCACGAGATCGCGACGCGGCTCGAAAGCGCGATCAGGGCCGAGTTCGGCGGGGAAACCGAGGTCGAGACCCATATCGAGCCGATGGAGACCGGCCAGCCCGCCGGCCACAACGCCGCCTGGGAAACGGTCGAGGACATCGGCAAGACGCTGGCGGGCGAGGCCGGCAAGCTTGACGGGCCGATCCACGACATCCACAGCGTGCGCGTGCGCCAGACCGCCAAGGGGCTGGTGGTCAACTACCATTGCCGGGTCGACGCCGGGCTCGACGTCGCCGCCGTGCATGAAGCGGTCGATGCGATCGAGCGGGCGGTCCGGATCGCCCGCCCGCAGGTCTGCCGGCTGGTCAGCCATGCGGAGCCGGCGGTGGCGCCCTAG
- a CDS encoding VOC family protein — translation MRYLHTMVRVTDLDQALDFYVGRLGLTETRRVENEKGRFTLVFLAAPDDLAQAKAGASRGRPTLELTWNWDPETYTGGRNFGHLAYEVDDIYATCDRLMKAGVTINRPPRDGNMAFIRSPENISIELLQKGEPKPPAEPWLSMPNTGSW, via the coding sequence ATGCGTTATCTCCACACCATGGTGCGCGTGACCGACCTGGATCAGGCGCTTGATTTCTACGTCGGCAGGCTCGGGCTCACCGAGACCCGCCGTGTCGAGAACGAGAAGGGCCGCTTCACCCTGGTCTTCCTGGCCGCCCCGGACGACCTCGCGCAGGCGAAGGCCGGCGCCTCGCGCGGCCGCCCGACCCTGGAGCTGACCTGGAACTGGGACCCGGAAACCTACACCGGCGGTCGCAATTTCGGGCATCTCGCCTATGAGGTCGACGATATCTACGCCACCTGCGACAGGCTGATGAAGGCCGGCGTCACCATCAACCGCCCGCCGCGCGACGGCAATATGGCCTTCATCCGCTCGCCCGAGAACATCTCGATCGAGCTGCTCCAGAAGGGCGAGCCCAAGCCCCCGGCCGAGCCGTGGCTGAGCATGCCGAACACCGGGAGCTGGTGA
- a CDS encoding type II toxin-antitoxin system VapB family antitoxin, translated as MGILVRDPRIDRMVRELAERDGISLQAAIGMAVERELKRREERRRQVDEATRKAQERLAAYPTVDDGLTHKEFFDREYGDA; from the coding sequence ATGGGCATTCTCGTCCGCGACCCGAGGATCGACCGCATGGTCCGCGAACTCGCGGAGCGTGACGGCATCAGCTTGCAGGCCGCGATCGGCATGGCGGTGGAACGCGAGCTGAAGCGCCGCGAGGAGCGGCGTCGGCAGGTCGACGAAGCCACGCGCAAGGCACAGGAAAGGCTGGCGGCTTACCCGACTGTCGATGACGGCCTGACTCATAAGGAATTCTTCGACCGCGAATATGGTGACGCCTGA
- a CDS encoding type II toxin-antitoxin system VapC family toxin, with protein sequence MFLDASVIVANLLEEPEAPSIRASLVDENEILTSPIAIFEASARLAAVKRFGIDEGYRVVRDFLEDAKIRIVAIDDGVGRIAHACAAAYHHSTRHPARLNMGDCFAYASARAAGMKLAYKGDDFVHTDIEGQRFGS encoded by the coding sequence ATGTTTCTGGACGCCTCCGTCATCGTGGCGAATTTGTTGGAAGAGCCTGAAGCTCCCTCGATCAGGGCATCGCTGGTCGACGAGAACGAGATCCTGACGTCGCCCATCGCCATATTCGAGGCGTCGGCGCGCCTGGCTGCAGTAAAGCGCTTCGGCATCGACGAAGGGTACAGGGTGGTGCGGGACTTCCTCGAAGACGCGAAGATTCGGATCGTCGCAATCGATGACGGGGTCGGTCGGATCGCTCACGCCTGCGCGGCCGCATACCATCATTCGACCCGCCATCCCGCGCGCCTCAACATGGGGGATTGTTTCGCCTATGCGTCCGCCCGGGCGGCCGGTATGAAGCTCGCCTACAAGGGCGATGATTTCGTCCACACGGATATCGAAGGCCAACGTTTTGGCTCGTGA
- a CDS encoding PfkB family carbohydrate kinase, producing the protein MARETGRPGVFCLGIATLDYVYSVETLPVGGEKYRSRGLAVVGGGCAGNAAVAIARLGGACWLATRLADDPTGDQIVADLEGEGVDAGFVRRVAGLRSPVSAIVVDAEGERMVISYSDPAMPEDTGWLPRALPEGAGAVLADTRWGEGAFAALELARKAGVPGVLDGDRNPPHPGLVGTASHVAFSQQALRELSGEDDPRAGLSRVAAEVPSWLAVTLGREGVLFMEDGAVSHVPAFRVETVDTLGAGDVWHGAFALALAEGQGELAAIRFASATAAIKCTRFGGRAGAPRREEVERLLAEAP; encoded by the coding sequence TTGGCTCGTGAAACCGGTCGTCCCGGCGTCTTCTGCCTCGGCATCGCCACGCTGGATTACGTCTACAGCGTCGAGACCCTGCCCGTGGGCGGCGAGAAATACCGCTCGCGCGGGCTCGCCGTCGTCGGTGGCGGCTGTGCCGGCAACGCCGCGGTCGCGATCGCGCGGCTCGGCGGCGCCTGCTGGCTCGCCACCCGCCTCGCCGACGATCCGACCGGCGACCAGATCGTCGCCGATCTCGAAGGCGAGGGTGTCGATGCCGGCTTCGTGCGCCGGGTCGCGGGGTTACGCTCCCCCGTCTCGGCCATCGTCGTCGATGCTGAGGGCGAGCGCATGGTGATCTCCTATTCCGACCCGGCCATGCCGGAAGATACCGGCTGGCTGCCGCGGGCGCTGCCGGAAGGCGCGGGCGCGGTGCTTGCCGACACGCGCTGGGGCGAGGGCGCTTTCGCCGCGCTCGAGCTTGCGCGCAAAGCCGGCGTGCCCGGCGTGCTCGACGGTGACCGCAACCCGCCGCATCCGGGCCTCGTCGGCACGGCGAGCCATGTCGCCTTCAGCCAGCAGGCGCTGCGCGAGCTCTCGGGCGAGGACGATCCGCGCGCCGGGCTTAGCCGGGTCGCGGCCGAGGTCCCGAGCTGGCTTGCGGTCACGCTCGGCCGGGAGGGCGTGCTGTTCATGGAAGACGGCGCGGTCAGCCACGTTCCGGCTTTCAGGGTGGAGACGGTCGATACGCTCGGCGCCGGCGATGTCTGGCACGGGGCCTTCGCGCTCGCGCTCGCCGAGGGGCAGGGCGAGCTCGCCGCGATCCGCTTCGCCTCCGCGACCGCCGCGATCAAATGCACCCGCTTCGGCGGGCGCGCCGGCGCGCCGCGGCGCGAGGAGGTCGAGCGTCTGCTGGCCGAGGCCCCCTGA
- a CDS encoding urease accessory protein UreE yields MLRATSVLRKAAVKADRVADTIALGHKDRNRGGATVTTAGGLSVTIDLDRPAVLNDGDALKLEDGRLVQVRAAAESLLEIRAENPLRLIRLAWHLGGRHVPAEMTAEALYVANDAALGELVRGQGCAMSVVERPFQPEPEVRHHAHGDDCGCGHEHHHHGHDHHHGDDHGHRHGHHGHDHAHAHEHHHAHGEGCGCGHDHGHHDHGHAHGAAHGHKGHSHDH; encoded by the coding sequence ATGCTTCGCGCCACCTCCGTTCTTCGCAAAGCCGCCGTCAAGGCCGATCGCGTCGCCGATACGATCGCGCTGGGCCACAAGGACCGCAACCGCGGCGGCGCCACCGTCACGACGGCGGGCGGGCTGTCCGTCACGATCGACCTCGACAGGCCGGCGGTGCTGAACGACGGCGACGCGCTGAAGCTCGAGGACGGCCGCCTCGTCCAGGTCAGGGCCGCGGCCGAAAGCCTGCTCGAGATCCGCGCCGAGAACCCGCTGCGGCTCATCCGCCTCGCCTGGCATCTCGGCGGCCGTCACGTTCCGGCCGAGATGACGGCGGAGGCGCTCTATGTCGCCAACGACGCCGCGCTCGGCGAGCTGGTGCGCGGGCAGGGCTGCGCGATGAGCGTGGTCGAGCGCCCGTTCCAGCCGGAGCCGGAGGTCCGTCACCACGCCCATGGCGACGATTGCGGCTGCGGGCACGAACACCATCACCATGGCCACGATCATCATCACGGCGATGACCATGGCCACCGTCATGGGCATCATGGTCACGACCATGCGCATGCGCACGAGCACCATCATGCGCATGGCGAGGGTTGCGGCTGCGGCCATGACCACGGCCATCACGATCATGGCCACGCTCACGGCGCGGCGCATGGCCACAAGGGCCATTCCCACGATCATTGA
- the uxuA gene encoding mannonate dehydratase, with protein MEQCWRWFGPDDVVTLTDARQAGASGIVNALHQIPYGVVWSVDEIEKRQAIIRGDGSLGLRWSVVESLPIHESVKIGEGDLETIFENYRQSMRNLAACGLQVICYNFMPVLDWTRTELAHKLPGGGTALRFNLHEYVALDHFMLKRKGAEEGHSREVMDKAKAWFDASDQAERDRLLSSVMAGLPGAFDRYDLPGLARILERYAGMTHERLRENLKRFLEAIVPTAEEVGIRMCIHPDDPPRPLFGLPRICSDEDDIAYILGAVDSPANGLTLCSGSLGANPRNDVPAIARRFADRIWFAHLRNVAKQPDGSFMEAEHLSGDTDMVALVDALMAEEQRRKAEGQPHWQIPMRPDHGHALLDDVGKGSFPGYPAVGRLRGLAELRGVMTALAQVRGYAA; from the coding sequence ATGGAACAATGCTGGCGCTGGTTCGGGCCAGACGACGTGGTGACGCTCACCGACGCCAGGCAGGCCGGAGCGAGCGGCATCGTCAACGCGCTGCATCAGATCCCCTATGGCGTGGTCTGGAGCGTGGACGAGATCGAGAAGCGCCAGGCGATCATCCGCGGCGACGGCAGCCTCGGCCTGAGATGGAGCGTGGTCGAGAGCCTGCCGATCCACGAGAGCGTCAAGATCGGCGAAGGCGACCTCGAAACCATCTTCGAGAACTACCGCCAGTCGATGCGAAACCTCGCCGCCTGCGGGCTTCAGGTGATCTGCTACAATTTCATGCCGGTGCTGGACTGGACCCGCACCGAGCTCGCCCACAAGCTGCCCGGCGGCGGCACGGCGCTGCGCTTCAACCTGCACGAATATGTCGCGCTCGATCACTTCATGCTGAAGCGCAAGGGCGCCGAGGAGGGCCATTCCCGCGAGGTCATGGACAAAGCGAAAGCCTGGTTCGACGCCTCCGACCAGGCCGAGCGCGACCGGCTCCTGTCGAGCGTCATGGCGGGCCTGCCCGGCGCCTTCGACCGCTACGACCTGCCGGGCCTGGCGCGCATCCTCGAACGCTATGCCGGCATGACGCATGAGCGGCTGCGCGAGAACCTGAAGCGCTTCCTCGAGGCGATCGTCCCGACGGCCGAGGAGGTCGGCATCCGGATGTGCATCCATCCCGACGACCCGCCGCGCCCGCTGTTCGGCCTGCCGCGGATCTGCTCGGACGAGGACGACATCGCCTATATCCTCGGTGCTGTCGATTCACCGGCGAACGGGCTGACGCTGTGCTCGGGCTCGCTCGGCGCCAATCCGAGGAACGACGTGCCGGCGATCGCGCGCCGCTTCGCCGACAGGATCTGGTTCGCGCATCTGCGCAACGTCGCCAAGCAGCCGGACGGCTCCTTCATGGAGGCCGAGCATCTGAGCGGCGACACCGACATGGTCGCGCTCGTCGACGCGCTGATGGCCGAAGAGCAGCGCCGGAAGGCTGAAGGCCAGCCGCATTGGCAGATCCCGATGCGCCCGGACCACGGCCACGCCCTGCTCGACGACGTCGGCAAGGGCAGCTTCCCGGGCTATCCGGCGGTCGGGCGCCTGCGCGGGCTCGCCGAGCTGCGCGGCGTCATGACCGCGCTGGCGCAGGTCAGGGGCTACGCCGCATAG
- a CDS encoding GntR family transcriptional regulator has translation MAHPATRHSTDQIYSVLRTDIVSGALKPRESMSEARMALRFGVSRTPVREAFKRLVEEGFLVAVPQVGTFVAPIDLAAVHDSQFVRETLECRTVVLAAQRIGVAGRQRLEALVEEQARAVERQDRAEIFRLDEVFHAEISRIAGHRAVWSVIEGVKAQMDRVRCLSLETPSWSQVILREHRIIAACIVRHDEKAAEAAMRAHLRTVFATIETIAKDHADVFDDSRLAHDTP, from the coding sequence ATGGCCCATCCTGCAACGCGTCACAGCACGGACCAGATCTACAGCGTGCTGCGCACCGACATCGTCAGCGGCGCGCTGAAGCCGCGCGAATCGATGTCCGAGGCGCGCATGGCGCTGCGCTTCGGCGTCAGCCGCACGCCGGTCAGGGAGGCGTTCAAGCGGCTCGTCGAGGAAGGCTTCCTGGTCGCGGTGCCGCAGGTCGGCACTTTCGTCGCGCCGATCGACCTCGCCGCGGTGCATGACAGCCAGTTCGTGCGCGAGACGCTGGAATGCCGCACCGTGGTGCTCGCCGCCCAGCGCATCGGCGTGGCCGGCAGGCAGCGGCTCGAGGCGCTGGTCGAGGAGCAGGCGCGGGCCGTCGAGCGGCAGGACCGGGCCGAGATCTTCCGTCTCGACGAGGTCTTCCATGCCGAGATCTCGCGCATCGCCGGCCACCGCGCCGTCTGGAGCGTGATCGAGGGGGTGAAGGCCCAGATGGACCGGGTGCGCTGCCTCTCGCTCGAAACGCCGTCCTGGTCGCAGGTGATCCTGCGCGAGCACAGGATCATCGCGGCCTGCATCGTCAGGCACGACGAGAAAGCCGCCGAGGCTGCGATGCGCGCGCATCTGCGCACCGTCTTCGCGACGATCGAGACGATCGCCAAGGATCATGCCGACGTGTTCGACGATTCCCGCCTCGCCCACGACACCCCCTGA
- a CDS encoding extracellular solute-binding protein encodes MGQDNINRRHFLGGVAGLGVAAHAPGAFAQQLKLPTSPVALSIVDVAGNLALTQRAIENYRKAKPNVVSRITFTKAPAPELPGKIKAQQAANRVDIDMVLTGTDALSAGISQNLWVPLLPQQAANLPKLQDIFLEGAWKMQGLAGGQGVVVTYYPSGPLIQYMPDKVKTVPTTAEELMAWTKANKNRLIYARPANSGPGRTWIMGLPYILGDKDPKDPEKGWDKTWAYLKELGENIEYYPAGTGAVMKELGDGSRDMTLTTTGWDINPRALGVVPKESKVGAIKGFHWVTDAHYMCIPKGVSDEKLAVLLDLMNFLLTKEQQAYTFDEGYFYPGPAVKGVTLDMAPEDSQKVIKEFGRPEYAQLIADNPLEVPLDPDKMVIAFRIWDEQVGGAKKK; translated from the coding sequence ATGGGTCAGGACAACATCAATCGGCGTCATTTTCTCGGCGGCGTCGCCGGGCTTGGCGTGGCTGCGCATGCGCCGGGCGCCTTCGCGCAGCAGCTCAAGCTGCCGACCTCGCCGGTGGCGCTGTCGATCGTCGACGTCGCGGGCAATCTCGCCCTGACGCAGCGGGCCATCGAGAACTATCGCAAGGCCAAGCCCAACGTCGTCTCGCGCATCACCTTCACCAAGGCGCCGGCGCCGGAGCTGCCGGGCAAGATCAAGGCCCAGCAGGCCGCCAACCGCGTCGACATCGACATGGTGCTGACCGGCACCGACGCGCTCTCGGCCGGCATCAGCCAGAATCTGTGGGTGCCGCTCCTGCCGCAGCAGGCCGCCAACCTGCCGAAGCTTCAGGATATCTTCCTCGAGGGCGCCTGGAAGATGCAGGGGCTGGCCGGCGGGCAGGGCGTCGTCGTGACCTATTACCCCTCCGGCCCGCTCATCCAGTACATGCCCGACAAGGTCAAGACGGTGCCGACCACGGCCGAGGAGCTGATGGCCTGGACCAAGGCCAACAAGAACCGCCTGATCTATGCCCGCCCGGCGAATTCCGGACCGGGGCGCACCTGGATCATGGGCCTGCCCTACATCCTCGGCGACAAGGACCCGAAGGACCCCGAGAAGGGCTGGGACAAGACCTGGGCCTATCTCAAGGAACTCGGCGAGAACATCGAGTACTATCCCGCGGGCACCGGCGCGGTGATGAAGGAGCTCGGCGACGGCTCGCGCGACATGACGCTGACCACCACGGGCTGGGACATCAACCCGCGCGCGCTCGGCGTCGTGCCGAAGGAGTCCAAGGTCGGCGCGATCAAGGGTTTCCACTGGGTCACGGACGCGCATTACATGTGCATCCCGAAGGGCGTCTCGGACGAGAAGCTCGCCGTCCTCCTCGACCTGATGAACTTCCTGCTCACCAAGGAGCAGCAGGCCTACACCTTCGACGAGGGTTATTTCTATCCGGGCCCGGCGGTGAAGGGCGTGACGCTCGACATGGCGCCGGAGGACAGCCAGAAGGTGATCAAGGAGTTCGGGCGGCCGGAATATGCCCAGCTGATCGCGGACAATCCGCTCGAGGTGCCGCTCGATCCCGACAAGATGGTCATCGCCTTCCGCATCTGGGACGAGCAGGTCGGCGGCGCCAAGAAGAAGTAG
- a CDS encoding ABC transporter ATP-binding protein: MNAASFRELRLDRLSRDFGTHNALKDVSLTIGKGEFIALLGPSGCGKSTTLNLIAGLLPATGGGIWLDDRRIDPLRPEERGFGMVFQNYALFPHMTVAKNIGFGLKMRGTPRAEIDRRVAEAAALVHLQGQTEKLPGQLSGGQQQRVAIARAIVVEPPLVLMDEPLSNLDAKLRLEMRAEIRRIHNTLGATTIYVTHDQEEAMSLADRIVVLRDGQVRQVGTPEDLFSRPDHLDVAEFMGFRNKVAGKVASVAEGRATVALGEAALSGRTRRALTAGGDAWLAIRPEDLHPVAAGEPGLKAEVVSTEFRGREFVGFARMADGTDLSFLAAQKLTPGEAVTLSADPERVLVYGGAA; the protein is encoded by the coding sequence ATCAACGCAGCCTCCTTTCGCGAGCTCAGGCTCGACCGCCTGAGCCGTGACTTCGGCACCCACAACGCGCTCAAGGATGTCTCGCTGACGATCGGCAAGGGCGAGTTCATCGCCCTTCTCGGCCCTTCGGGCTGCGGCAAGTCGACGACGCTGAACCTGATCGCGGGCTTGCTGCCCGCGACCGGCGGCGGGATCTGGCTCGACGACAGGCGCATCGACCCCTTGCGGCCGGAGGAGCGCGGCTTCGGCATGGTCTTCCAGAACTATGCGCTCTTCCCGCATATGACGGTGGCGAAAAACATCGGCTTCGGCCTGAAGATGCGCGGCACGCCCAGGGCCGAGATCGACCGGCGCGTCGCTGAAGCCGCGGCGCTGGTGCATCTGCAAGGCCAGACCGAGAAGCTGCCCGGCCAGCTTTCCGGCGGCCAGCAGCAGCGCGTCGCCATCGCGCGCGCCATCGTCGTCGAGCCGCCGCTGGTGCTGATGGACGAGCCGCTCTCCAATCTCGACGCCAAGCTGCGTCTCGAGATGCGCGCCGAGATCCGCCGCATCCACAACACGCTCGGCGCCACCACGATCTACGTCACCCACGACCAGGAGGAGGCGATGTCGCTCGCCGACCGCATCGTCGTGCTGCGTGACGGGCAGGTCCGCCAGGTCGGCACGCCGGAGGACCTGTTCTCGCGGCCCGACCACCTCGACGTCGCCGAGTTCATGGGCTTCCGCAACAAGGTCGCGGGCAAGGTCGCGAGCGTCGCCGAAGGCCGCGCCACCGTCGCGCTGGGGGAGGCCGCGTTGTCCGGCCGTACCCGTCGCGCGCTTACCGCCGGCGGCGACGCCTGGCTCGCCATCCGGCCCGAGGATCTGCACCCGGTCGCGGCCGGCGAGCCCGGCCTGAAGGCCGAGGTCGTCTCGACCGAGTTTCGCGGCCGCGAATTCGTCGGCTTCGCCCGCATGGCCGACGGCACCGATTTGTCCTTCCTCGCCGCGCAGAAGCTGACGCCGGGCGAGGCGGTGACGCTTTCCGCCGATCCCGAACGCGTCCTCGTCTATGGAGGCGCGGCGTGA
- a CDS encoding ABC transporter permease, with translation MSTDTSIPLKQRLAARGLDGLTLLVLPAVLFLLALFIYPFLYGLVLSFEPKEGGIFANYQRFFSDSFLYGTIATTLWLALPVTVATLALAIPISFRVRLMKNQRLLTTILVIPITLGTVLVAQGLLNYLGPQGWFNRVLMAVGLISSPVKLLHNYWGVMLSLVITGFPFTFLLTLSYLSGIDPALEQAGATLGAGPWERFRHILFPLLLPGLAITFCLSFVQAFSVFPSAVLLGAPAGPTRVISIAAYQAAFEDYDYSMASAIAMIMALVQFAIVVLVLGARGLLYRGPAGGGKG, from the coding sequence GTGAGCACGGACACCTCCATCCCGCTGAAGCAGCGGCTGGCGGCGCGCGGCCTCGACGGGCTGACGCTGCTCGTCCTGCCGGCGGTCCTGTTCCTGCTGGCGCTGTTCATCTACCCGTTCCTCTACGGGCTCGTGCTCTCCTTCGAGCCGAAGGAGGGCGGCATCTTCGCCAATTACCAGCGCTTCTTCTCGGATTCCTTCCTCTACGGCACGATCGCGACGACGCTCTGGCTCGCGCTTCCGGTGACGGTCGCGACGCTGGCGCTGGCGATCCCGATCTCCTTCCGCGTCCGGCTGATGAAGAACCAGCGCCTGCTCACCACGATCCTGGTGATCCCGATCACGCTCGGCACGGTCCTGGTCGCGCAAGGTCTCCTGAACTATCTCGGCCCGCAGGGCTGGTTCAACCGCGTGCTGATGGCGGTGGGCCTGATCTCCTCGCCGGTGAAGCTTCTGCACAATTACTGGGGCGTGATGCTCTCGCTGGTGATCACCGGCTTTCCCTTCACCTTCCTGCTGACGCTCTCCTATCTCTCCGGCATCGACCCGGCGCTGGAGCAGGCGGGGGCGACGCTGGGAGCGGGGCCGTGGGAGCGCTTCAGGCACATCCTGTTCCCGCTGCTGCTGCCGGGGCTCGCCATCACCTTCTGCCTGAGCTTTGTGCAGGCTTTCTCGGTCTTTCCCTCGGCGGTGCTGCTCGGCGCGCCGGCGGGGCCGACCCGCGTGATCTCGATCGCCGCCTATCAGGCCGCCTTCGAGGATTACGACTACTCCATGGCCTCGGCGATCGCGATGATCATGGCGCTGGTGCAGTTCGCCATCGTCGTCCTGGTGCTGGGCGCGCGCGGCTTGCTGTATCGCGGCCCGGCCGGCGGCGGAAAGGGCTGA